One window of the Pseudofrankia sp. DC12 genome contains the following:
- a CDS encoding CD225/dispanin family protein: protein MPARPPGERDDPKGAVPTVTTPPPYGSPNPYGQQPGPPPGGYGAPQEPGYGYGQQPPVYGSLPGYPAGGPPQQPYGGTPIPNYLWQSIVVTLFCCLPAGVVAIVNASRVQGRQQLGDIQGALDASRRARTWCIVSLVVGLVLIVLDLILVATGAMSTSFSTHASYNA from the coding sequence ATGCCAGCTCGACCGCCCGGCGAGCGCGACGACCCGAAAGGCGCGGTCCCGACCGTGACGACACCACCGCCCTACGGCTCCCCCAACCCCTACGGCCAGCAGCCGGGCCCGCCGCCGGGTGGCTACGGAGCGCCCCAGGAGCCGGGCTACGGCTATGGCCAGCAGCCGCCGGTCTACGGCAGCCTGCCGGGCTACCCGGCCGGTGGGCCGCCTCAGCAGCCATACGGCGGGACGCCGATCCCGAACTACCTGTGGCAGTCGATCGTCGTGACTCTTTTCTGCTGCCTGCCGGCTGGTGTCGTGGCGATCGTGAACGCGTCCCGGGTCCAGGGCCGCCAGCAGCTGGGTGACATCCAGGGTGCGCTGGACGCCTCCCGGCGGGCCAGGACCTGGTGCATCGTCTCGCTCGTCGTCGGGCTGGTGCTGATCGTGCTCGACCTCATCCTCGTCGCCACCGGGGCGATGAGTACCAGTTTCTCGACCCACGCCTCCTACAACGCCTGA
- a CDS encoding tRNA adenosine deaminase-associated protein, producing the protein MSTKAIAIAREDDRWRAFDLDPTELEDLDALTDAMRDLGDGLVVAFVEEDDEYLAIIRIDEDTSDPRVFLSDRRVLGTSGLAKALLADALPLPAPRGGDDDEDEDEAVMLHAQPIGDLDLLDDLGTTAEALVALIAEEGMLPGDVVAAISERAGAGEILDEVRG; encoded by the coding sequence GTGAGCACCAAGGCCATCGCGATCGCGCGAGAGGACGACCGGTGGAGGGCATTCGACCTCGACCCCACCGAACTCGAGGACCTCGACGCGCTGACCGACGCGATGCGTGATCTCGGCGACGGCCTCGTCGTCGCCTTCGTCGAGGAGGACGACGAGTACCTGGCGATCATCAGGATCGACGAGGACACGTCCGACCCTCGGGTCTTCCTCTCCGACCGGCGGGTCCTCGGGACCTCCGGCCTGGCCAAGGCCCTGCTGGCCGACGCGCTGCCGCTGCCGGCGCCGCGCGGTGGGGACGACGACGAGGACGAAGACGAGGCCGTCATGCTGCACGCCCAGCCGATCGGGGATCTCGACCTGCTCGACGACCTCGGCACGACGGCGGAGGCGCTCGTCGCCTTGATCGCCGAGGAGGGCATGCTGCCCGGCGACGTCGTCGCCGCGATCAGCGAACGCGCGGGCGCGGGCGAGATCCTCGACGAGGTCCGCGGCTGA
- a CDS encoding PHB depolymerase family esterase yields the protein MAANPLSAWWKKNSKTAVIAVVVIAVLWTVAHGNGSAKTKEKAIPDQYASKGRLVLIHAKEKSKSKVPLVLVLSDDNTKTKVFETDSGASTLADRKHFALVYPEPVASQWQVDPNGADAQYLKDVVTYMSKDWTSVDASRVYIWGLGEGARLALALACANPSQFAAVGVVGQFDPDPGPNCDTEVPTDRERVATLDKNASARLWTFSSNKRR from the coding sequence GTGGCCGCGAATCCGCTCTCCGCGTGGTGGAAGAAGAACAGCAAGACAGCCGTGATCGCTGTCGTCGTGATCGCTGTGCTCTGGACCGTCGCCCACGGCAACGGATCGGCGAAGACGAAGGAGAAGGCGATCCCGGACCAGTACGCGTCCAAGGGGCGCCTGGTGCTGATCCACGCCAAGGAGAAGTCGAAGAGCAAGGTGCCGCTGGTGCTCGTCCTGTCGGACGACAACACCAAGACCAAGGTGTTCGAGACGGACAGTGGTGCCTCGACGCTGGCGGACCGCAAGCACTTCGCGCTCGTCTACCCGGAGCCGGTCGCGAGCCAGTGGCAGGTCGACCCGAACGGCGCCGACGCCCAGTACCTGAAGGACGTCGTCACTTACATGTCCAAGGACTGGACATCGGTCGACGCGAGCCGCGTCTACATCTGGGGCCTGGGCGAGGGAGCACGGCTGGCGCTCGCCCTGGCCTGCGCCAACCCGTCCCAGTTCGCGGCGGTCGGTGTCGTCGGCCAGTTCGACCCCGACCCGGGCCCGAACTGCGACACCGAGGTCCCGACCGACCGGGAACGCGTCGCCACCCTGGACAAGAACGCGTCCGCACGGTTGTGGACCTTCTCCTCGAACAAGAGGCGCTGA
- the tadA gene encoding tRNA adenosine(34) deaminase TadA, which translates to MRLALAEAALATAGGDVPIGAVVIGADGAVLGRGHNIREAAADPTGHAEIVALRAAAAAVGEWRLTGATLVVTLEPCTMCAGALVLARVARLVYGAIDEKAGAVGSLWDVVRDRRLNHRPEVITGVAATDCAALLDTFFATRRAPRRPQATTDP; encoded by the coding sequence ATGCGGCTCGCGCTCGCCGAGGCCGCGCTGGCCACAGCCGGCGGCGACGTGCCCATTGGCGCCGTCGTGATCGGCGCGGATGGCGCCGTCCTCGGCCGGGGCCACAACATCAGGGAAGCCGCCGCCGACCCGACCGGGCACGCCGAGATCGTCGCCCTACGTGCCGCGGCGGCCGCCGTCGGCGAATGGCGCCTCACCGGTGCGACCCTGGTCGTCACGCTCGAACCGTGCACCATGTGCGCCGGCGCGCTCGTGCTCGCCCGGGTCGCCCGCCTCGTCTACGGCGCCATCGACGAGAAGGCCGGCGCCGTCGGCTCGCTGTGGGACGTCGTCCGCGACCGCCGCCTCAACCACCGCCCGGAGGTCATCACGGGCGTGGCCGCAACCGACTGCGCCGCTCTCCTGGACACCTTCTTCGCCACCCGCCGAGCCCCCCGACGCCCCCAGGCCACCACCGACCCGTAG
- a CDS encoding CD225/dispanin family protein produces MTTPPPYGNPGDPYGQQPGYGQQPGYGQQPYGQQPGYGQPAYGQPAYGTPPPGYPAPGGGFGTPPPGGAPIPNYLWQSIVVTLLCCLPAGIVAIVNSTRVQTKQQMGDIQGALDCSKRARTWCIVSAVGAVAFWILYIVVFVVIIGSISSSSS; encoded by the coding sequence GTGACGACTCCTCCGCCCTACGGCAACCCAGGCGACCCTTACGGCCAGCAGCCTGGTTATGGCCAGCAGCCTGGTTATGGCCAGCAGCCCTACGGCCAGCAGCCCGGTTATGGCCAGCCCGCCTACGGCCAGCCGGCCTATGGCACCCCGCCGCCCGGCTACCCGGCACCCGGCGGTGGTTTCGGCACCCCGCCGCCCGGTGGCGCGCCGATCCCGAACTACCTGTGGCAGTCGATAGTCGTCACCCTGCTCTGCTGCCTCCCGGCCGGCATCGTGGCGATCGTGAACTCGACCCGGGTGCAGACCAAACAGCAGATGGGTGACATCCAGGGTGCGCTCGACTGCTCCAAGCGGGCGCGGACCTGGTGCATCGTGTCGGCCGTCGGTGCCGTCGCGTTCTGGATTCTGTACATCGTTGTCTTCGTCGTCATCATTGGCTCGATCAGCAGCAGTAGCAGCTAG
- a CDS encoding TIGR03085 family metal-binding protein, which yields MGNARDERALLADVIEAAGPEHPTLCVGWDAYDLVAHLVTRERVPKAGPGLIIPRLHGITERAEKATRTARPFPELLAIFRSGPPAWQPSRFRALDDATNLVEFFVHGEDVRRAGAPEAVPAREVGPELSEKLWASVRRMARLSYRRAAFGLVLERADSAAPSGPSRVVARKGEPAVTLRGPAAELLLYGFGRRSAAQVEVTGDPGLIATLEKTPLGL from the coding sequence ATGGGAAACGCGCGCGACGAACGGGCACTGCTCGCGGACGTCATCGAAGCCGCCGGGCCGGAGCACCCGACGCTGTGCGTGGGCTGGGACGCCTATGACCTCGTGGCACACCTGGTGACCCGGGAGCGGGTCCCCAAGGCCGGCCCGGGGCTGATCATCCCGAGACTGCACGGGATCACGGAGCGCGCCGAGAAGGCGACCCGGACGGCGCGCCCCTTCCCCGAGCTGCTGGCGATCTTCCGGTCAGGCCCACCGGCCTGGCAGCCGTCCCGGTTCCGCGCGCTTGACGACGCCACGAACCTGGTCGAGTTCTTCGTGCACGGCGAGGACGTCCGGCGCGCCGGGGCGCCCGAGGCGGTGCCGGCGCGGGAGGTCGGCCCCGAGCTGAGCGAGAAGCTGTGGGCGTCGGTCCGCCGGATGGCGCGCCTCTCCTACCGCCGAGCGGCCTTCGGCCTGGTGCTGGAACGCGCCGACAGCGCCGCCCCCTCTGGTCCCAGCCGCGTCGTCGCCCGCAAGGGCGAACCGGCCGTGACGCTGAGAGGCCCGGCCGCGGAGCTGCTGCTCTACGGGTTCGGCCGGCGGTCCGCCGCCCAGGTCGAGGTCACGGGTGACCCGGGCCTCATCGCGACACTGGAAAAGACGCCACTCGGCCTGTAG
- a CDS encoding glutamine amidotransferase, with protein sequence MALIYPELLGTYGDGGNATVLVQRLRWRGMAAEVVSVPAGEPVPAGCDIYLLGGGEDEPQTLAAEGLRRNNAIARAVGGGAAVLAVCAGYQVIGTTFPAGGKIYDGLGLLGIETRRSFEAPDAPVPPRAVGDIVVEPDPSLRLPTVLGYENHGGRTRPLPGARGVPFGTVRVGLGNGIPAGTDGMVHGTVLGTYLHGPLLAQNPAVADLLLSWVHGELPPLPGPPEVDALRAARLRALEIA encoded by the coding sequence ATCGCGCTGATCTACCCGGAGCTGCTCGGGACGTACGGCGACGGCGGCAACGCGACGGTGCTCGTCCAGCGGCTGCGCTGGCGCGGGATGGCGGCCGAGGTCGTCAGTGTGCCGGCCGGCGAGCCGGTGCCGGCCGGCTGCGACATCTACCTGTTGGGTGGCGGCGAGGACGAGCCGCAGACGCTCGCGGCCGAGGGCCTGCGGCGCAACAACGCGATCGCCCGGGCCGTCGGCGGTGGTGCGGCGGTGCTCGCCGTCTGCGCCGGCTACCAGGTGATCGGCACGACCTTCCCGGCCGGAGGGAAGATCTACGACGGTCTCGGGCTGCTCGGCATCGAGACTCGCCGCTCGTTCGAGGCGCCGGACGCTCCCGTGCCGCCCCGGGCCGTCGGCGACATCGTTGTGGAGCCGGACCCGTCGCTGCGGCTGCCGACCGTGCTTGGCTACGAGAACCACGGTGGGCGGACCAGGCCATTGCCGGGGGCGCGTGGGGTCCCGTTCGGCACGGTCCGGGTTGGTCTGGGCAATGGCATCCCGGCGGGCACCGACGGGATGGTCCACGGCACGGTGCTCGGGACCTACCTGCACGGCCCGCTGCTGGCGCAGAACCCCGCTGTCGCCGATCTGCTGCTGTCCTGGGTGCACGGCGAGCTGCCGCCGCTGCCCGGGCCGCCCGAGGTCGACGCCCTGCGTGCCGCGCGCCTGCGCGCCCTGGAGATCGCCTGA
- a CDS encoding hemerythrin domain-containing protein, which translates to MRYRTLTKPAAATKRLTSRLAKRTSHRPRATTPRSDPAAAGAPLDGGWADDGSAAPGPRASGPPLTQDGLAGLVGPVHRDATRLAAWVADGAPSDADPRQIHHAGDAAVAAMCQHLATMDRLVYPEVARVLPHTEGTIARLRADAHEMVLTMRGVQQVAQGDTHGRGNATDELRRRFVAAISDHGQVEEELLREYDEAAPSWRQDRLVAEYERLLPRAPSRPHPYLFARGPFAGTLGFGVLGRFDELLDTMDARELPWAPVREPGRVGPWGAWLLGQPPRTGGLASKDKAGAGPARQDRGGQRPG; encoded by the coding sequence ATGCGCTACAGGACGCTGACGAAGCCGGCGGCGGCCACGAAGCGGCTGACCAGCCGGCTGGCGAAGCGGACATCCCATCGGCCTCGGGCCACCACCCCCCGGTCCGATCCCGCCGCGGCCGGCGCGCCGCTGGACGGAGGCTGGGCGGACGACGGGTCCGCGGCGCCGGGTCCGCGGGCCTCGGGCCCGCCGCTGACCCAGGACGGGCTGGCCGGTCTGGTCGGCCCGGTCCACCGGGACGCCACCCGGCTCGCCGCGTGGGTCGCCGACGGGGCGCCGAGCGACGCCGATCCGCGCCAGATCCACCACGCGGGCGACGCGGCCGTGGCGGCGATGTGCCAGCACCTCGCGACCATGGACCGGCTCGTCTATCCGGAGGTGGCTCGGGTGCTGCCGCACACCGAGGGCACCATCGCCCGGCTGCGCGCGGACGCCCACGAGATGGTGCTGACCATGCGCGGCGTGCAGCAGGTCGCGCAGGGGGACACGCACGGTCGGGGAAACGCGACCGACGAGCTACGCCGCCGTTTCGTGGCCGCGATCTCCGACCATGGCCAGGTCGAGGAGGAGCTGCTGCGCGAGTACGACGAGGCGGCCCCCTCCTGGCGACAGGACCGGCTGGTCGCCGAGTACGAGCGGCTGCTGCCGCGTGCGCCCAGCCGGCCGCATCCGTACCTGTTCGCGCGGGGGCCGTTCGCCGGCACGCTGGGATTCGGCGTGCTGGGCCGGTTCGACGAGCTGCTGGACACCATGGACGCCCGCGAGCTGCCCTGGGCTCCGGTCCGAGAGCCGGGTCGGGTCGGCCCGTGGGGGGCCTGGCTGCTGGGCCAGCCGCCGAGGACGGGCGGGCTTGCCAGCAAGGACAAGGCGGGCGCCGGGCCAGCGCGCCAGGACCGTGGCGGCCAGCGGCCTGGCTGA
- a CDS encoding C40 family peptidase, which produces MVAKAKGRTAVAAATTGAIAVSGIALAGCSPAADHANDAFTGDGTTTTGLNLASALGAGGSSGSTMVHPVSLASTLASADGGTASDLAAPTLASKADVDLHITNPNVNVYADQAVEVGFQLTNKDTNQPLANQLVKVQVKLPTGFATFLHLTTNGSGYTSYTARVLTTTQITAVFDGTDALQSAVSDNVGTLNVMAKPAVSASRGITVNAPTNGDLGSKAVYLASLQAGKPYVYGANGPDSFDCSSLVQYVYRQLGRNLPRTAEAQYEATIHVDPAHKEIGDLIFFGSPGNIYHMGIYAGDGKMWAAPHSGDVVKLEAIYSTTYYVGRVL; this is translated from the coding sequence GTGGTCGCAAAGGCGAAGGGCCGGACCGCGGTTGCCGCGGCCACCACCGGCGCCATCGCGGTATCCGGCATCGCTCTTGCCGGCTGTTCCCCAGCCGCGGACCACGCAAACGACGCCTTCACCGGTGACGGCACCACCACGACCGGACTGAACCTCGCGAGCGCCCTCGGCGCCGGGGGGAGCAGCGGCAGCACGATGGTCCACCCGGTGAGCCTCGCCTCGACGCTCGCGTCCGCGGACGGCGGCACCGCGTCCGACCTGGCCGCCCCGACGCTTGCCTCCAAGGCCGACGTCGACCTGCACATCACGAACCCGAACGTGAACGTCTACGCGGACCAGGCGGTCGAGGTCGGCTTCCAGCTGACCAACAAGGACACCAACCAGCCGCTGGCCAACCAGCTGGTCAAGGTCCAGGTGAAGCTCCCTACGGGGTTCGCCACGTTCCTGCACCTGACGACGAACGGCAGCGGGTACACCTCGTACACCGCACGGGTCCTCACCACCACCCAGATCACAGCGGTGTTCGACGGCACCGACGCACTGCAGTCCGCCGTCTCGGACAACGTCGGCACGCTGAACGTCATGGCGAAGCCCGCCGTCTCGGCATCCCGGGGCATCACGGTCAACGCGCCGACGAATGGCGACCTGGGTTCGAAGGCCGTCTACCTGGCCTCGCTCCAGGCCGGTAAGCCCTACGTCTACGGGGCCAACGGGCCGGACTCGTTCGACTGCTCCAGCCTCGTCCAGTACGTCTACAGGCAGCTCGGCCGCAACCTGCCCCGGACGGCGGAAGCCCAGTACGAGGCCACGATCCACGTCGACCCGGCTCACAAGGAGATCGGCGACCTGATCTTCTTCGGGTCTCCGGGAAACATCTACCACATGGGCATCTACGCCGGCGACGGGAAGATGTGGGCAGCTCCGCACAGCGGTGACGTCGTCAAGCTCGAGGCTATCTACAGCACGACCTACTACGTCGGGCGCGTCCTGTAA
- a CDS encoding FtsX-like permease family protein, which produces MRTVLLLALAGLRGRSRTGIAITVLILALSALGLSIGFAVSGQGDKAIDRLAARTNVADVVVWADDSTLDKPGQAATGSVIPPPSAVTAELRRVPGVRTVVGPLPFLDTTLVVPASQDAADGSPAEYHSEVTTLADPNVAVNHPALVAGRWLAGSHEVVLERSVAADLGLHPGDHLALRGPGGDIPFTVAGAANELTDCGFPQCGQARLWISAAGLARIGPAGGVTYWIEDVPGASAEVVASTVVAQLGPVVVGTNTWPSTRGDLVQVEQIFGKIVSAFGLFLLVAVGVIVAGSMTSRMVTRRREMALFGAVGVRPVQLTAALLVEHLVLGVVAAALGWAAAEALAPNVDIGAAVTGRPAPHWAVHDLLVSGGALLLLLTLATVAGALRAGRASVVDALRDAPAAGQRGGALARLTGLVPGRLAYLGVGRLAARPVRGALTALTVLVAVSGAVVSGGWHLTVAHALTNPAASGDPWRVMVGRGNVPTATVEAALNQTPGISGWWSETERRGSDDDLTFRVRAIGGPQAPGYRVGAGRLPAGPGEAAVGYGLLDKLGLRVGQTTTVDIGGVDHHVHIVGWYRTTEDTGQILVMPASDLGPGAEPSQYRMTLTPGTSTATVRDALARRLGNEAEISTQSSSITGRAVIESVTTAIMLMLALVALTNMLYSLVASNRENARDIGVTGALGATPRQIVAQGAVAALFLATLALVIGVPVGLLVFRLQVDAVSASIGLGPGIGLLPSATFLIGIVLGTLVLTGATGAVAARGLARRPVGDLLRWE; this is translated from the coding sequence ATGCGTACCGTCCTCCTGCTGGCGCTCGCCGGCCTGCGCGGCCGCAGCCGCACCGGGATCGCGATCACCGTGCTGATCCTCGCGTTGTCCGCTCTGGGCCTGTCGATCGGCTTCGCGGTCAGCGGCCAAGGCGACAAGGCGATCGACCGGCTCGCCGCCCGCACCAACGTCGCCGACGTCGTCGTCTGGGCCGACGACTCGACCCTCGACAAGCCCGGCCAGGCCGCCACGGGCAGCGTCATCCCGCCGCCGAGCGCCGTGACCGCCGAGCTCCGCCGCGTCCCAGGGGTCCGCACGGTCGTGGGGCCGCTGCCGTTCCTGGACACGACGCTCGTCGTCCCCGCCTCACAGGATGCGGCCGACGGCTCGCCCGCGGAGTACCACAGCGAGGTGACCACCCTGGCCGACCCGAACGTGGCCGTGAACCACCCGGCGCTGGTCGCCGGCCGGTGGCTGGCCGGGTCACACGAGGTCGTGCTCGAGCGCAGCGTGGCCGCGGACCTGGGGCTGCACCCCGGTGACCACCTCGCGCTGCGCGGCCCGGGTGGCGACATTCCGTTCACCGTCGCCGGCGCCGCGAACGAGCTGACCGACTGCGGCTTCCCGCAGTGCGGCCAGGCCCGGCTGTGGATCTCCGCCGCCGGGCTCGCCAGGATTGGCCCGGCCGGCGGCGTCACCTACTGGATCGAGGATGTCCCCGGTGCCTCCGCCGAGGTCGTCGCGAGCACCGTCGTCGCCCAGCTGGGCCCCGTCGTCGTGGGGACGAACACCTGGCCGAGCACCCGGGGCGACCTGGTCCAGGTCGAGCAGATCTTCGGAAAGATCGTTTCCGCGTTCGGTCTCTTCCTTCTGGTCGCGGTGGGCGTGATCGTCGCCGGCTCGATGACCAGCCGGATGGTCACGCGGCGGCGGGAGATGGCGCTGTTCGGCGCGGTCGGGGTCCGGCCCGTCCAGCTCACGGCGGCGCTGCTGGTCGAGCACCTGGTGCTCGGCGTGGTGGCCGCGGCGCTCGGCTGGGCCGCGGCCGAGGCGCTGGCGCCGAACGTCGACATCGGCGCAGCGGTGACCGGCAGGCCGGCGCCGCACTGGGCGGTCCACGACCTGCTCGTCAGCGGCGGAGCGCTACTCCTGCTGCTCACGCTGGCGACCGTCGCGGGCGCCCTGCGGGCCGGACGCGCGTCGGTCGTCGACGCCCTGCGGGACGCACCGGCCGCCGGCCAGCGCGGCGGAGCGCTCGCCCGGCTGACCGGGCTCGTTCCCGGCCGGCTGGCCTACCTCGGAGTCGGCCGCCTCGCCGCCCGCCCGGTCCGCGGCGCACTCACCGCGCTGACGGTGCTCGTCGCGGTGTCCGGGGCCGTCGTCAGCGGCGGATGGCATCTCACGGTCGCGCACGCGCTCACCAACCCAGCCGCCTCCGGAGACCCGTGGCGGGTGATGGTGGGGCGCGGCAACGTCCCGACCGCCACCGTCGAGGCCGCGCTGAACCAGACGCCCGGGATCTCCGGCTGGTGGTCGGAGACCGAACGGCGCGGCAGCGACGACGACCTGACCTTCCGGGTCCGCGCGATCGGCGGCCCCCAGGCGCCGGGCTACCGGGTCGGGGCCGGCCGGCTACCGGCCGGCCCGGGCGAGGCAGCGGTCGGCTATGGCCTGCTGGACAAGCTCGGACTGCGGGTCGGCCAGACGACGACCGTCGACATCGGCGGGGTGGACCACCACGTCCACATCGTCGGCTGGTACCGGACCACTGAGGACACCGGGCAGATCCTGGTCATGCCTGCCTCCGACCTCGGGCCTGGGGCGGAACCCAGCCAGTACCGGATGACGCTGACGCCGGGCACGTCCACGGCGACGGTGCGGGACGCCCTGGCCAGACGGCTCGGCAACGAGGCGGAGATCTCCACCCAGAGTTCGAGCATCACCGGCCGGGCGGTCATCGAGTCCGTCACGACGGCGATCATGCTGATGCTCGCGCTGGTCGCACTGACCAACATGCTGTACTCGCTGGTCGCGTCGAACCGGGAGAACGCCCGGGACATCGGGGTCACCGGCGCGCTCGGCGCGACACCGCGACAGATCGTCGCGCAGGGCGCGGTCGCGGCGTTGTTCCTCGCGACGCTCGCGCTGGTCATCGGCGTCCCGGTGGGGCTGCTGGTCTTCAGGCTGCAGGTGGACGCGGTGTCCGCCAGCATCGGGCTGGGGCCCGGGATCGGGCTGCTGCCGTCCGCGACGTTCCTCATCGGGATCGTGCTCGGCACGCTGGTGCTGACCGGCGCCACCGGAGCCGTCGCCGCGCGTGGCCTGGCCCGCCGGCCAGTCGGCGACCTGCTCCGCTGGGAGTAG
- a CDS encoding NUDIX domain-containing protein: protein MDTSREDLPTTPEPSPAAPAVLDLDPPAEDPEWPEDVTARVAGRVVLLDPSDAFLLIRAHDPFLAESPTWWHVPGGGLDPGESPEQGAIREIAEEVGIRLTDVGPVAGTRVSRFQFAGRHYVQTESFFVVRLPERVDVDATAWTDLERRSTLGWRWWTVEEVRATAETVYPRRLTTLVSGWLGHGPGAGPIDLT, encoded by the coding sequence GTGGACACCTCGCGCGAGGACCTGCCGACGACGCCGGAACCTTCGCCGGCCGCTCCAGCGGTGCTCGACCTGGACCCGCCAGCCGAGGACCCGGAGTGGCCCGAGGACGTGACCGCCCGGGTGGCCGGCCGGGTGGTGCTGCTCGACCCCTCCGACGCGTTCCTGCTGATCCGCGCGCACGACCCGTTCCTGGCCGAGTCGCCGACCTGGTGGCACGTGCCAGGCGGTGGCCTCGACCCCGGCGAGAGCCCCGAGCAGGGCGCGATCCGGGAGATCGCCGAGGAGGTCGGCATCCGGCTCACCGACGTCGGTCCCGTCGCCGGAACCCGGGTCTCGCGCTTCCAGTTCGCCGGGCGGCACTACGTCCAGACGGAGTCCTTCTTCGTGGTGCGGCTCCCCGAGCGGGTCGACGTCGACGCCACGGCCTGGACGGACCTGGAGCGCAGGTCAACCCTCGGCTGGCGCTGGTGGACCGTCGAGGAGGTGCGCGCCACCGCCGAGACCGTCTATCCCCGCCGGCTGACGACCTTGGTCAGCGGCTGGCTCGGGCACGGCCCCGGTGCCGGGCCGATCGACCTGACCTGA
- a CDS encoding MurT ligase domain-containing protein, with amino-acid sequence MMTPLPRRLSTRTKAALAVERLASEASRRLGKGSGEMIGGKLALQVSPHALEEVGSGRPVACVSATNGKTTTTRLLARALGTLGPVKSNSGGANMAPGVLAALARPPYDAAAALEVDEIWLPKVARQVRPRVVALLNISRDQLDRSNETRRIAAIWRELGAELGDCTVVANVDDPLVTWAAATWSKQVWVSVGQNWTADAMVCPQCARLLHRNESGWWSECGLARPEPIVAVTGPGEIMWFGHTIRASIGLPGRVNLGNAAMAAAAAREFGVPVEDALAAMADLGDVQGRYQDVLLGSAGTRARMLLAKNPAGWVEMMELINSAPPRSLIVDFNSQTADGRDPSWIWDVPFERLAGRPVLVTGDRKEDMSVRLAYAGVRHTVHPSAEEAADAAGDARLDVVANYTAFRDLLVRTTPAPRPPAEPAAPAPGGAW; translated from the coding sequence ATGATGACTCCGTTGCCGCGCCGCCTCTCCACGAGGACGAAGGCGGCGCTCGCCGTTGAGCGGCTGGCGTCCGAGGCTTCCCGCCGGCTGGGCAAGGGATCCGGCGAGATGATCGGCGGCAAGCTCGCCCTGCAGGTCTCGCCGCACGCACTCGAAGAGGTCGGCAGCGGCAGGCCGGTCGCCTGTGTGTCCGCCACCAACGGCAAGACCACGACCACCCGCCTGCTCGCCAGGGCGCTGGGCACGCTCGGCCCGGTGAAGTCGAACAGCGGCGGCGCGAACATGGCCCCGGGCGTGCTCGCGGCGCTGGCCCGCCCGCCCTACGACGCGGCGGCCGCGCTCGAGGTGGACGAGATCTGGCTGCCCAAGGTGGCCCGCCAGGTCCGGCCCCGCGTGGTCGCGCTGCTCAACATCAGCCGGGACCAGCTGGACCGCTCGAACGAGACCCGCCGGATCGCCGCGATCTGGCGTGAGCTCGGCGCGGAGCTCGGTGACTGCACGGTCGTCGCCAATGTCGACGACCCGCTCGTCACCTGGGCGGCGGCGACCTGGTCGAAGCAGGTCTGGGTCTCGGTCGGGCAGAACTGGACCGCGGACGCGATGGTCTGCCCGCAGTGCGCGCGGCTGCTGCATCGCAACGAGTCCGGCTGGTGGTCGGAATGCGGGCTGGCGCGCCCGGAGCCGATCGTCGCGGTGACCGGTCCCGGCGAGATCATGTGGTTCGGCCACACGATCAGGGCGTCGATCGGCCTGCCTGGCCGGGTCAACCTCGGCAACGCGGCGATGGCGGCCGCGGCGGCCCGCGAGTTCGGCGTGCCCGTCGAGGACGCGCTGGCCGCGATGGCCGACCTCGGGGACGTCCAGGGCCGCTATCAGGATGTGCTGCTCGGTTCGGCCGGAACGCGGGCCCGGATGCTGCTGGCCAAGAACCCGGCGGGCTGGGTCGAGATGATGGAGCTGATCAACTCCGCTCCGCCGCGCAGCCTGATCGTCGACTTCAACTCACAGACCGCCGACGGGCGTGACCCGTCCTGGATCTGGGACGTGCCGTTCGAGCGGCTGGCCGGCCGCCCGGTTCTCGTCACCGGGGATCGGAAGGAAGACATGAGCGTCCGGCTGGCCTACGCCGGCGTCCGGCACACGGTGCACCCGAGCGCGGAAGAGGCCGCCGACGCGGCCGGCGACGCCCGGCTGGACGTCGTCGCGAACTACACCGCCTTCCGTGACCTGCTCGTGCGGACCACGCCCGCGCCGCGCCCGCCCGCCGAGCCGGCGGCGCCCGCCCCAGGCGGTGCCTGGTGA